In a genomic window of Pseudoxanthomonas sp. Root65:
- a CDS encoding M48 family metallopeptidase yields MRQDPNGRSQYGQGGGRRGGGLGNLRWLILLGFLIYGGCYYLNNRVVDPYTGEKVLIDGSIGVEEEKALGLQAYEEILQQERPVDPNSQIAQQVRTIAQRLIAKIPEVEAAIAAEKGTQPSGNWKSFEWDVNVIESEQANAFCLPGGKMAVYTGLIPVAQNADAVAVVMGHEIAHALLRHGAQRMSQQKLTQIGQMAGAMSGMDPQQQQMVMAAMGYGYLLPYAREHETQADEVGLMLAAAACFNPQEAVPLWQRMSEASGGQAPPEFSSTHPNPGTRIQNLTALMPKAMEYRQKFCQQGAAQ; encoded by the coding sequence ATGAGGCAAGATCCTAACGGGCGTTCGCAATACGGGCAGGGCGGCGGCCGTCGTGGCGGCGGACTGGGCAACCTGCGCTGGCTGATCCTGCTGGGCTTCCTGATCTACGGCGGCTGCTATTACCTCAACAACCGCGTGGTCGATCCCTACACCGGCGAGAAGGTGCTGATCGACGGCTCCATCGGCGTGGAGGAAGAGAAAGCGCTGGGGCTGCAGGCCTACGAGGAAATCCTGCAGCAGGAGCGTCCGGTCGATCCGAATTCGCAGATCGCCCAGCAGGTGCGCACCATCGCGCAGCGCCTGATCGCCAAGATCCCCGAGGTCGAAGCGGCGATCGCGGCGGAGAAGGGCACCCAGCCCAGCGGCAACTGGAAATCCTTCGAGTGGGACGTCAACGTCATCGAGTCCGAGCAGGCCAATGCCTTCTGCCTGCCGGGCGGCAAGATGGCGGTCTACACCGGGCTGATTCCCGTCGCCCAGAACGCCGACGCCGTGGCAGTGGTGATGGGCCACGAGATCGCCCATGCGCTGCTGCGTCATGGCGCGCAACGCATGTCGCAGCAGAAGCTCACCCAGATCGGCCAGATGGCCGGCGCGATGAGCGGCATGGACCCGCAACAGCAGCAGATGGTGATGGCCGCGATGGGCTACGGCTACCTGCTGCCGTACGCGCGCGAGCATGAAACGCAGGCCGATGAAGTGGGTCTGATGCTGGCCGCTGCCGCCTGCTTCAATCCGCAGGAAGCCGTGCCGCTGTGGCAGCGCATGAGCGAAGCGAGTGGCGGCCAGGCCCCGCCGGAATTCTCGTCCACCCATCCCAACCCCGGCACGCGCATCCAGAACCTGACCGCGCTGATGCCGAAGGCGATGGAGTACCGGCAGAAGTTCTGCCAGCAGGGCGCCGCGCAGTGA
- a CDS encoding polyketide cyclase/dehydrase — MRLLRAVLLATAMAAAPAHAEVKDATPQGFTLENSVWVPTTPQAAYAALMNDVGRWWPADHTWWGDASRLSISEKAGGCFCEINGAQQAWHMTVTFTDPGKLLRMTGGLGPLQGMGLHGALEWRFVAENDGTRITLWYRVGGYTPDDIGKFAPVVDKVQGQQLGGLATFLRTPPASTPSR, encoded by the coding sequence ATGCGCCTGCTGCGAGCGGTGCTGCTGGCGACGGCGATGGCCGCCGCGCCGGCACATGCCGAGGTCAAGGACGCCACGCCGCAAGGCTTCACCCTGGAAAATTCGGTGTGGGTGCCCACCACGCCCCAGGCCGCCTACGCCGCGCTGATGAACGATGTCGGCCGCTGGTGGCCGGCCGACCACACTTGGTGGGGCGATGCGTCCCGACTGTCCATCAGCGAGAAGGCCGGCGGCTGCTTCTGCGAGATCAACGGCGCGCAGCAGGCCTGGCACATGACCGTGACGTTCACCGATCCCGGCAAGCTGCTGCGCATGACCGGCGGCCTGGGCCCGTTGCAGGGCATGGGCCTGCACGGCGCGCTGGAATGGCGCTTCGTCGCGGAGAACGACGGCACCCGCATCACCCTGTGGTACCGCGTCGGCGGTTACACGCCGGACGACATCGGCAAGTTCGCGCCGGTCGTGGACAAGGTGCAGGGGCAGCAACTCGGCGGACTGGCCACGTTCCTGCGCACACCGCCCGCATCGACCCCTTCGCGTTGA
- a CDS encoding phage tail protein has translation MAVQRDRPYAGMNFHVDLGLGHGPDAGVSEVLFPAARLQLNEYRNGNDKVPEAIKLSTLTHYDNLVLRRGVIGSLAWYQWWNEARNGGDARRTVTVTLLDEQGNPAMSWRFLRARPAGYLTSPLDAVEAETVFETLEIAFDRFEVE, from the coding sequence ATGGCCGTACAGCGTGACCGTCCCTATGCCGGCATGAACTTTCATGTCGACCTCGGCCTGGGCCACGGGCCCGATGCCGGCGTGTCGGAGGTGTTGTTCCCGGCCGCGCGGCTGCAGCTCAACGAGTACCGCAACGGCAACGACAAGGTGCCCGAAGCGATCAAGCTGTCCACGCTGACGCACTACGACAATCTGGTGCTGCGGCGGGGCGTGATCGGTTCGCTGGCGTGGTACCAGTGGTGGAACGAGGCGCGCAACGGCGGCGATGCCCGACGCACCGTCACGGTCACGCTGCTGGACGAACAGGGCAATCCGGCGATGAGCTGGCGCTTCCTGCGCGCGCGACCGGCGGGCTACCTGACCTCGCCCCTGGATGCGGTGGAAGCGGAGACGGTATTCGAAACGCTGGAGATCGCGTTCGACCGCTTCGAAGTCGAGTAA
- the phbB gene encoding acetoacetyl-CoA reductase, with protein sequence MTQRIAVVTGGMGGLGLAICQALARAGRKVIAADLPASPERLQQFRAQTAALDIETATVDVADFDACAAFVRDIEARYGTLDILVNNAGITRDATLRKMEKAQWDAVLVVNLDSVFNLCRHAVDGMQARGFGRIVNISSVSGQTGNFGQVNYAAAKAGLHGFSMSLAREVARKGVTVNSVSPGYVETPMTRAMPDEVRDRTVASVPVGRIGQPGDIARAVAFLSADDAGYITGANLPVNGGLFMSF encoded by the coding sequence ATGACGCAACGCATCGCCGTGGTGACCGGTGGCATGGGTGGGCTGGGACTGGCGATCTGCCAGGCCCTGGCACGCGCCGGTCGCAAGGTCATCGCCGCCGACCTGCCCGCTTCCCCTGAGCGATTGCAACAGTTCCGCGCGCAGACGGCCGCGCTGGACATCGAAACCGCCACCGTCGACGTGGCCGACTTCGATGCCTGTGCTGCGTTCGTGCGCGATATCGAAGCCCGCTACGGCACGCTCGACATCCTGGTCAACAACGCCGGCATCACCCGCGACGCGACCCTGCGCAAGATGGAGAAGGCGCAGTGGGACGCGGTGCTCGTTGTGAACCTGGACAGCGTGTTCAATCTGTGCCGCCACGCGGTGGACGGCATGCAGGCGCGCGGCTTCGGACGGATCGTCAATATCAGTTCGGTCAGCGGGCAGACCGGCAATTTCGGCCAGGTGAACTACGCCGCGGCCAAGGCCGGCCTGCATGGGTTCTCGATGTCGCTGGCGCGCGAGGTCGCGCGCAAGGGCGTGACCGTCAACAGCGTGTCGCCCGGCTATGTCGAAACACCGATGACGCGCGCCATGCCCGACGAGGTCCGCGACCGCACCGTCGCCTCGGTGCCGGTCGGCCGCATCGGCCAGCCGGGCGACATCGCGCGCGCGGTCGCCTTCCTCAGCGCCGACGATGCCGGCTACATCACCGGCGCCAACCTGCCGGTCAACGGCGGACTGTTCATGAGCTTCTGA
- the phaR gene encoding polyhydroxyalkanoate synthesis repressor PhaR encodes MAAIRIIKKYPNRRLYDTEISSYITIEDVRQLIVDGEDFEVRDAKTGNDLTRTVLLQIISEQEQDGEPVLSTQLLSQIIRFYGDSLQGFMGNYLERSMQLFMEQQQQFRSQMGNLLGQTPWTMMNQLTERNMELWQEFQRNLTGGMGRPTTVKPKETPRETPKTRAR; translated from the coding sequence ATGGCTGCGATCCGCATCATCAAGAAGTACCCCAACCGTCGCCTGTACGACACCGAGATCTCCAGCTACATCACCATCGAGGACGTGCGCCAGCTGATCGTCGATGGCGAGGACTTCGAGGTTCGCGACGCCAAGACCGGCAACGACCTGACCCGCACCGTGCTCCTGCAGATCATCAGCGAGCAGGAACAGGACGGCGAGCCGGTGCTGTCCACGCAGTTGTTGAGCCAGATCATCCGTTTCTACGGCGACTCGCTGCAGGGCTTCATGGGCAACTACCTGGAGCGCAGCATGCAGTTGTTCATGGAACAGCAGCAGCAGTTCCGCAGCCAGATGGGCAACCTGCTCGGCCAGACGCCGTGGACCATGATGAACCAGCTCACCGAGCGCAACATGGAGCTGTGGCAGGAATTCCAGCGCAACCTGACCGGTGGCATGGGTCGCCCGACCACGGTCAAGCCGAAGGAAACCCCGCGCGAAACGCCGAAGACGCGCGCACGCTGA
- a CDS encoding beta-ketoacyl-ACP reductase produces the protein MTSRVALVTGGTGGIGTAICKKLADMGHKVATNYRNEEKARAWQAQMKADGYDFALVKGDVTSPDEAEAMVKEVEQTLGPVEVLINNAGITRDGTFHKMSSGQWGDVINTNLNSVFNVTRPVIEGMRDRKWGRIIQISSINGLKGQYGQANYAAAKAGMHGFTISLARENAKLGITVNTVSPGYVATDMVMAVPEEVRAKIAADIPTGRLGKPEEIAYAVAFLVDDQAAWITGSNLDINGGHHMGW, from the coding sequence ATGACATCGCGCGTCGCCCTGGTCACCGGCGGCACCGGAGGTATCGGTACCGCCATCTGCAAGAAGCTGGCCGACATGGGCCACAAGGTCGCCACCAATTACCGCAACGAGGAAAAGGCGCGCGCGTGGCAGGCGCAGATGAAGGCCGATGGCTACGACTTCGCGCTGGTCAAGGGCGATGTGACCTCGCCCGACGAAGCTGAAGCGATGGTCAAGGAGGTCGAGCAGACGCTCGGCCCGGTCGAAGTGCTGATCAACAACGCCGGCATCACCCGCGACGGCACCTTCCACAAGATGTCCTCCGGGCAGTGGGGCGACGTGATCAACACCAACCTCAACTCGGTGTTCAACGTCACCCGCCCGGTGATCGAAGGCATGCGCGACCGCAAGTGGGGCCGCATCATCCAGATCAGTTCGATCAACGGCCTGAAGGGCCAGTACGGCCAGGCCAACTACGCCGCCGCCAAGGCCGGCATGCATGGCTTCACCATTTCGCTGGCGCGCGAGAATGCCAAGCTCGGCATCACCGTCAACACCGTTTCGCCCGGCTACGTGGCCACCGACATGGTGATGGCGGTGCCGGAGGAGGTGCGCGCCAAGATCGCCGCCGACATTCCCACCGGCCGCCTCGGCAAACCGGAGGAGATCGCCTATGCGGTGGCGTTCCTGGTTGACGACCAGGCGGCGTGGATCACCGGCTCCAACCTGGACATCAACGGCGGCCACCACATGGGCTGGTGA
- the gluQRS gene encoding tRNA glutamyl-Q(34) synthetase GluQRS, which translates to MTERDPSMPYRGRFAPSPTGALHFGSLVAALGSWLLARHHDGCWLVRVEDLDPPREVPGAAQRQLATLAAFGLVSDEPVVWQSGRHPLYADALSQLLADGSAFECRCSRTDLAASSGIHRRCIAHDPARPPAVRLRVVDDTTVAFQDGLQGELKQQVDRDVGDVVLRRADGFWAYQLAVVVDDAAQGITHVVRGADLLDSTPRQILLQRALGLPTPAYLHLPLIVDAEGHKLSKSMAALPVDDDAPLPALRAAWQLLGQPPTALDGARTPAVALRLARREFRPDRLPKVTSLMFAAAHNNPAAGAV; encoded by the coding sequence ATGACCGAACGCGATCCCTCCATGCCCTACCGCGGCCGCTTCGCGCCGTCGCCGACCGGCGCGCTGCATTTCGGCTCGCTGGTGGCCGCGCTGGGCAGTTGGCTGCTGGCGCGCCATCACGACGGATGTTGGCTGGTACGGGTGGAAGACCTCGATCCACCTCGCGAAGTGCCCGGCGCCGCCCAGCGGCAGCTCGCCACGCTGGCCGCGTTCGGCCTGGTGTCCGACGAACCGGTGGTCTGGCAGAGCGGCCGGCACCCGCTGTATGCCGACGCGCTGTCGCAGCTGCTGGCCGACGGCAGCGCATTCGAGTGCCGCTGCAGCCGTACCGACCTGGCCGCCAGCAGCGGCATCCATCGCAGGTGCATCGCGCACGATCCCGCGCGGCCGCCCGCCGTCCGCCTGCGCGTGGTCGACGACACGACGGTGGCCTTCCAGGACGGCCTGCAGGGTGAGCTAAAGCAACAGGTGGACCGCGACGTGGGCGATGTGGTCCTGCGCCGTGCCGACGGCTTCTGGGCCTACCAGCTGGCGGTGGTCGTCGACGACGCGGCGCAGGGCATTACGCACGTGGTGCGCGGTGCCGACCTGCTCGATTCGACGCCGCGGCAGATCCTGCTGCAACGCGCGCTCGGCCTGCCCACGCCCGCGTACCTGCACCTGCCGCTGATCGTGGATGCCGAAGGCCACAAGCTGTCGAAATCGATGGCGGCCCTGCCGGTCGACGACGACGCACCGCTTCCCGCCCTGCGGGCCGCGTGGCAGCTGCTGGGCCAACCGCCGACGGCGCTCGACGGTGCACGGACGCCGGCCGTCGCCCTGCGGCTCGCCCGACGCGAATTCCGCCCGGATCGCCTGCCAAAAGTGACATCACTGATGTTCGCTGCAGCGCACAACAATCCTGCCGCAGGCGCTGTCTAG